AGCCCGCTCGACGACCTCAACCTCCACCAGTCGACCAACGATACCTTCCCGACCGCCCTCAAGGTGGCCGCCATCAGGGAGCTTCGCCTGCTGGAACGCGAGGTGGTCGGGCTGATGGAGGCATTTCAGTGCAAAGAGAAGCAGTTTGCTCATATCGTGAAAGTGGGGCGAACGCAACTTCAGGACGCAGTGCTGACCACCTTGGGCCGGGAGATGTCCGCCTACGCCGAGGCCTTCGCCCGCGACCGCTGGCGGATCTACAAGTGCGAAGAACGACTTCGCGTGGTCAATCTGGGCGGCACGGCCATCGGTACCGGGCTCTCGGCCCCCCGGCAGTACATCTTCCGGGCGGTGGAGCACCTTCGCGAGATCACCGGCCTCGGCCTCGCTCGCGCGGAGAACCTGATCGAGGCCACGCAGAACACCGACGCCTTCGTCGAGGTCAGCGGCATTCTCAAGGCCCATGCCAGCAACCTGCTCAAGGTGGCAACGGATCTGCGACTCCTGTCGTCCGGCCCGGAAGCGGGGCTGGGCGAGCTTCGACTGCCTCCCCGCCAGGCAGGCTCCTCCATCATGCCCAGCAAGGTCAACCCGGTCATCCCCGAGGCCGTCTCGCAGGCCGCGATCGTGGTCATGGCCAACGATCAGACCATCACTCAGGCATGCTCGATGGGCAACTTGGAACTCAATGCGTTCCTGCCGTTGATCGCCGACGCTCTGCTGGGTAGCCTCTCGCTGATGGCCAGAGCCTGCAGTACCTTTCGCTGGCACTGCATCGATGGACTGGAGGCCGACGAACAGCGCTGTCGAAGACATGTCGAGGGCACGACGGCCAGCGCAACCGCTCTGGTGGAACGACTCGGTTACGAGGCCGCATCGGAACTCGCGGCGGCCACCGGAAAGGACGGCAAGACCATTCGCCAGATCGTCCTCGAACGCGGCTTGCTCACCGCCGAGGAGTACGATGAGCTGTTGTCGGCCGAGGCCGTGACCCGGTTGGGCTCACCACGTAAACCGGAGAAATCGTGATCGGGATGACGGGCGCCGCGACACTCCCTAGCCCGCCACTATTGGGTTTAAGGCTGGTACCAGGAATTAATAGATACTCACTGAATCCTGACCGCCGACTACTGATCTGTCAATGCTGACTGCTGACCGCTGAATGTTGATCGCTCAATGCTGAAAGTCCTCTTCCATGACCAATACCCCTAAAGGCATCCGTCTTCACATCGGCTTGTTCGGCCGACGAAATGTCGGCAAATCGTCGCTGCTCAACGCCCTCACCCGGCAGTACGTGTCCATCGTCTCGGAGGTGGCCGGCACCACCACCGACCCTGTGGAAAAACCGATGGAACTGCTGCCCGTCGGCCCCGTCCTGTTCATCGACACGGCCGGGATCGACGACGTCGGCGCGCTGGGCGAGATGCGCATCCGGCGGACCCGGGAGGTGTTCGACCGCACCGACGTCGGCATCATCGTGTGCGAATCCGGCGTATGGGGCGAATTCGAGGAGGTGATCCTAAACGAGTTGGCCGGCAGATCGGTGCCCGCCCTCGTCGTCTTCAACAAGGTCGATCGGGCCGAGCCCCAAGCGAGCGTGCTGGACGCACTCCAGACCCGGCGGGTTCCGTTTGTCCGGACAGCCGCGGCCAAGGGCAACGGCGTCCTCGATCTCCGCCAGGCCCTGATCAACGCCGCGCCCGAGGAGTTCATCAATACCCCTTCGATTCTGGGCGACCTGGTACCGGCCGGAGAACTGGTCGTGCTGGTCGTGCCCATCGATATGGAGGCCCCCAAGGGCCGGCTCATCCTGCCCCAGGTCCAGAGCATCCGGGACACATTGGACAACGACGCCTGTTGCATGGTGGTCAAGGAACGCGAACTACGCGATGCCCTCGGGCGCCTGAACCGCCCGCCGGCCCTCGTGGTCACCGATTCCCAGGCATTCCTCAAGGTGGCCGCGGATACACCGAACACCGTCCCGCTCACCTCGTTCTCCATTCTGTTCGCTCGCTACAAGGGCGACCTGGCCGAGTTCACCCGCGGGGCACTGGCCATCGAGCAGCTTCGACCCGGCGACCGGGTGCTGATCGCCGAATCCTGCTCACACCACCCGATCGGCGAGGACATCGGCCGGGTCAAGATTCCCCGCTGGCTCACCCAGTACGTGGGCGGCAAACTCGAGATCACCCATGTGCAGGGTCACGACTTCCCCGCTGACCTCGCTTCCTACCGCTTGGTCGTCCATTGCGGCGCCTGCATGACCAACCGCCGCGAAGTCCTGACCCGCATCCTGCGATGCCGCGAAGCCCAGGTGCCGGTCACCAATTACGGCATGGCCATCGCCTATTCGCTGGGTATCTTCGAGCGCGCCCTGAACATGTTCCCGGCGGCCATGGACGTGTTCCGCCAGTACCGTTCTGCACGCCGCTAGAATCAAGAGACGATCCCTGGAGGAGTGCAGATCCTCTCACTTGACCGTTCGGGGCGCCGTCGCACCGTCCGCTTTCGCGCCCGCGCCGGTTACCGCGGGTCGCGACGTCGCCGCCGACCTGATGGTGAGCAGCATGCCTTGCCCCGGTGCCAGCCATCCTTGCTCCCCCGCGAACGGCTGCGGCTGACCGGTCTGGGCGTTGATCTGCGTGATCGCCCCGCCGGCCTTGAACTTGAGCGAGAAACACACCGAGCGCTTGAGGCTCTTGTTGACCACCAGCACGTACGGCCGATCCTCCGGGCCGACAAACTCCCCCACCACGAACGACCCGCCGGAAAGCCCGCCAAGATGAACCGCCGTGTCGATGCCCCTGCACTCCTTGGGCACGTCCGGGTGATGAAAGACGTTGACGTGCTTCAGGGCGAGGTACGTCGGTCCCAGCCGGTGAACCTCCATGTTGACCCTCCGGAGCATGGACCAGGTGGCGGTCTTCTGACCGAAATGGTCAATGGGGGCAAGGCGGAAGTTGCCGACCGGCGCGGAGAAGTAGGTGAACCAGCTGATTCCCCGGCCGCCGTAGGCCAGCGTCGTGTAGGCCTGGAAGCGCAGGCCCGCGTCGGAGGGTTCCGCGAAGTCCAGACAGCCGGTGGACATGACGACGTTCCAGAAGGGTATCTTGTGCCGCAGGGCCGCCTCGCGCACAATCTCGAGATTCTGGAAGTAGCCATCGCGCAGTGAGCCGTCTTCCATCAGTGCATAGTGGTCGTAGCTGATGTAAGGCAGCTTCACCGTGTTGATGAAGGTCTCCAGGTATCGGACGTAGCTGCCGACGCCCAATTGGTCGGCATTGGCGTAGGTCGGGAACAGATTCACATAACTGATCTTGCCCGGTGAGATCGCGTTGAACGCCGCCGCCCACCGGGCCAGCGCGGCAAAACTCCTGGCGTTCGGCTCGTCCGCCAAATAGAAGCCGAACACGGCCGGATGAGCGGCCACCTTGTCCGCCAGTTCGCCGGCTCGCTTCTTCACGTCGGCCTCGGTCAGCGTGGCGTCAAGCACCACGGGCACGCCCGAATCGTGAACGATGGCCTTGAGTCCAGCCGCCGCCACCTCGTCCAACTGGTCGGGTTGCACAAAACCCGCCAGGTTGAAGCCGCATTCACGCATCTCCTCGAAAGTGGCGCGATCCCCGGAACTCCGGTTCCAGGCCAGGAGGGCAAACTGCTCGGGCGCGAGCATGGCCTCCTTGGCCAGCAGGGCCGGACCCGGGCACGCCAGGCCAAACACCACCATGTGACGGAGAACTCGAGAAGCCTGTGTACTCATCGGTTCGATTCCTCCTGGGCAGTCCTGAACAGCGTGACGATGTTGACGGTCGGCGAAATGCTCTGGATGTTGTGACACGGGGCGCAGATCCATCGGCCTCTACCGAAAATGGCCCGGTTCTCCCTGACCTCGGCGGCCACCTCGGCCACCGTGCCGAAAGGTAGGGTGTACTGGTTGTCCATCGCCCCGTGGAAAACGACCGCTTTCCCGAAATCCCGGACCAGCCCTTCCCGCTCCATGCCCGGACATCGCCATTGAATCGGATTGAGAATCTCGATTCCGACCTTGTCGATCAGATCCGACAGAAAGGGGCGCGATGCCCCATCGGTGTGGTAGAAGATGTGGCAGCCGAAGGAGCGGGCCAGGTTGGCCATTCTGACCTGATTGGGAAGCAGAAAACGGCGGTAGTGATCCAGGCTGATGAGCGGCCCAGTCTGGCTTCCCAGATCCTCGGCCAGAACGAACAAGTCGATTCGTCCGCGGCCGATCTCCAGCATCCGCCGGTTCCGCTCATAGTAAAACTCGAAAAGGCGACCCAGGATCGCCTCGGCCACATCCGGATTGAGCACCAGGTCCATGAAGGCCTGCTCCAGGCCACGAAGTTGACCATAGAGCAGGAAGGGCTCATAGTGCCAGGCCATCACCACCCGCCGTCCGGCATTCTCGTCGATCGCCCGGGTAATCGGGGAATAGTCGAGATCCTCCGGTCGCGGCCAGCGAAAAGCGTGAACCTCGCCCACGGTCTGGGCTCGAGCCAGCGGGTGGTACACCGCCTCATCGTAGATACCGGTGCCATAATCCACTCTCCGGCGCCGGATCCCCCAGTCGTCGGCTTGCGGGTCGTCAGGATGGTGGCGGCTTCGAGGTTCTGGGCAGACATTGCACGGCCGGTCAATCGCCAATTCCTGCCACAGACTCTCGTCGTCAGGACAGTCGAGTTCTCTCTTGAATCGGGTGTGGAACTCGTCCGTTGCCCAGTAGTCGGTTACGATCCGGTCACTCTCGCCACCGGCCAGCAGGGCCAGCCATCGCTCGCGGGGCGTCATCGGCATGGTCGCGCCTACTTCTTGGTCGTGGTCCCGGCCCAGACGTCGTACGCCCGCCGTTTGCAGGGTTCCCGGGCCTCGGCATAGGAGTCTAAAGTCTTCTCCAGCCCGGTGCAAAGCCTTGCCAGTGCGTCCACGTAGCTCTTGTCGGCTGCGGCTGCCCGCGGAGGCTCCGGCAGGTGGGCGAGCTCCCCCTCGGCCAGCAGTTCCTGCCGTTTCGCAATCGTGGCCAGCATCTCGATCGCCAACCGGGCGTGTTCAGCCTCGTAAGACGCGCCCAGACCCACCTCGGCCATCGCCTCGCGGAACCGGGCCAGCCGTGCCAGCAGCGGCCGCAGGGCCGCGATCGAACCGGGCATGTCCGACGGAGCTCCCGCAACGGCAGAAGCCACGCACTTGCCGTCGAGGTACAGCCGCAACTCGCCGGCCGCCTCGAAAGTGGCTGCAACGTGCGACCATTGGTCGGGGGGCAACTTGGCGTCAAAACCCACGCTGCCCTGACGGGTGATCAGCCGCAGCGAGTTGCCGGGGTGGGTGTCCAGCAGAAAGTTGTCCGACGTGCCCACCGTGGACTTGTCGAGGATTCGTCCACCGCTGCCCGGCAGGGCCTTGGGCGCTACCCAGGCGGCCAGCGTGTAGGCCTGGGTCAACGCCAACCGAGCGTGGTCGGCAACCTCCACCCACCCCCGGCCGGTCAAGTGGATGGCCTGGCCGTGAGGGCTGTCAACGATCTCCACCTCGCCGCTGATTCTCGCGGGCAGGTCGGCCAGCTGAACGTGGTCAAACGCCTTGTCCTTGGCCTGATCCCAACGCCAGGCGCCAACCAGGGCCACATCCGCCGCAAGCCCGCCATCGTCCTTGGCTAAGCGGGCAATCTCATCGGCCGACAAGGCTCGACCGAAGACCAGCGGACGAGCGATGCCGCCCAGGAACCGGCTGGCTCCGTTGCTGTCGGCACCGATCCGCAACGGCAGGGTATTGGGTCGGGATGCGCGGGTTGCCCACTCGCTCGACCAGAACGCTTCGTGAGGAAGCGACACCACCGGCACAGGCTGGCTTCTCGCGGTCTCGGCCACCGGAGCCAGTTCGGCACCGCCCAGCGCGATCTGAATGTGAGCCGTGTCCGGTGTGTGAGCGTAGGGCAACCGGACGGCTCGAGCATCGAAG
The Phycisphaerae bacterium genome window above contains:
- a CDS encoding uroporphyrinogen-III decarboxylase-like protein; this encodes MPMTPRERWLALLAGGESDRIVTDYWATDEFHTRFKRELDCPDDESLWQELAIDRPCNVCPEPRSRHHPDDPQADDWGIRRRRVDYGTGIYDEAVYHPLARAQTVGEVHAFRWPRPEDLDYSPITRAIDENAGRRVVMAWHYEPFLLYGQLRGLEQAFMDLVLNPDVAEAILGRLFEFYYERNRRMLEIGRGRIDLFVLAEDLGSQTGPLISLDHYRRFLLPNQVRMANLARSFGCHIFYHTDGASRPFLSDLIDKVGIEILNPIQWRCPGMEREGLVRDFGKAVVFHGAMDNQYTLPFGTVAEVAAEVRENRAIFGRGRWICAPCHNIQSISPTVNIVTLFRTAQEESNR
- the hydF gene encoding [FeFe] hydrogenase H-cluster maturation GTPase HydF, whose protein sequence is MTNTPKGIRLHIGLFGRRNVGKSSLLNALTRQYVSIVSEVAGTTTDPVEKPMELLPVGPVLFIDTAGIDDVGALGEMRIRRTREVFDRTDVGIIVCESGVWGEFEEVILNELAGRSVPALVVFNKVDRAEPQASVLDALQTRRVPFVRTAAAKGNGVLDLRQALINAAPEEFINTPSILGDLVPAGELVVLVVPIDMEAPKGRLILPQVQSIRDTLDNDACCMVVKERELRDALGRLNRPPALVVTDSQAFLKVAADTPNTVPLTSFSILFARYKGDLAEFTRGALAIEQLRPGDRVLIAESCSHHPIGEDIGRVKIPRWLTQYVGGKLEITHVQGHDFPADLASYRLVVHCGACMTNRREVLTRILRCREAQVPVTNYGMAIAYSLGIFERALNMFPAAMDVFRQYRSARR
- a CDS encoding aspartate ammonia-lyase, whose translation is MTSYRTEHDLLGPRDVPANALHGIHTERALENFPLTRRPIRPPLIHAYGAVKLACVRANQELGRWDAPKAAAIAAACAEMTEGRLDEHIVVDALQGGAGTSTNMNVNEVLANRALQLLHRPLGDYRTVSPLDDLNLHQSTNDTFPTALKVAAIRELRLLEREVVGLMEAFQCKEKQFAHIVKVGRTQLQDAVLTTLGREMSAYAEAFARDRWRIYKCEERLRVVNLGGTAIGTGLSAPRQYIFRAVEHLREITGLGLARAENLIEATQNTDAFVEVSGILKAHASNLLKVATDLRLLSSGPEAGLGELRLPPRQAGSSIMPSKVNPVIPEAVSQAAIVVMANDQTITQACSMGNLELNAFLPLIADALLGSLSLMARACSTFRWHCIDGLEADEQRCRRHVEGTTASATALVERLGYEAASELAAATGKDGKTIRQIVLERGLLTAEEYDELLSAEAVTRLGSPRKPEKS